One region of Astyanax mexicanus isolate ESR-SI-001 chromosome 15, AstMex3_surface, whole genome shotgun sequence genomic DNA includes:
- the si:ch211-214e3.5 gene encoding zinc finger protein 518A translates to MEATSDDPPESYDRSRDVDEDVTIVHTWPPSTELANQTSETAYNEDSDQDETESEETGADDSQTEGKAAEKSPCKMQQGAIFSGKILSFCCSECKGDTTYSPNDLLKHFQVAHRGTLPTYPCDLCTFVTNEFSSLQRHRIGHRDTLVTCEICNDGVQYSLLLLTRHFIMCHSCNGLFRCKKCDFSTRDAGTFVQHIHHHNESGTKCERCPPLSPTQGKAQSGTFPFTCQFCGYGAARKEYLNKHLSMAHRDEMDKTNRRKSVEDNAGVNSSGLKLLLKKNAAAAGGSRESQWMSKLNALSGVGLLDHNGRLLNPEKTLEETQQFLERAVGVKKESNMWTKSPLKSEPQCSYPVTPTTAQPKIQENELSSGSGLVNPSNNNGLTVLMVKNKISIPPNCTTKVMGFKMVDGKKHLVLKVIPTSTKNEVLLADAPEDDKKTLNSGKKTDFTASIKLEANDIERDTGDQSLLLHEHEANSIAADQVGDEVLETSIQLPTPRSDSHFRDSVSTMTKEALCSTNQNSSPDRTSQHYNHELPVSNLSVDESQSTNSQKQTATLPDGTVEEVMNTDLLRVKEASSESLIKQNYDVDSESTDEPTSPEVISNVKSCVFPVSANDNQPSALILNCIADDATPTSVSGESPGQMGHLVGHKNCKAESPEASSSCERMTEQSSPQTPVKKSPISVSAEKQSNPTIVVDEEDTSLLNSAAATAPSEYLTNEKSFHNYSLIDINLHTDSSSGKELGSDNTAVQCKSSVVTPNGTSSGESPVPTDSNVDAETFQNSPSQEVFSFHNYSKDSFGSSPGSLEADNQSAEDFEEECEEDFDDLKLSSDWSLTLPDSPPLEQSEEENVGSGGEGSAGGDVIFASEKKDLERVSDSDIEVDECIATVDEELSLPLSREAGEESASLTEAEKLAMKGVSPAIEKGPATLSNAAVLGKILEKHSDAIISQQLEKERMVSSAATSDAIRPTKTTLRILQTPEGKQQMFLQTTETPYAVPVQLQSSPGFKLITKSCASKVNVSYMKPGIERPSKGTALSFTLNGGRIGMSAQGSSTEGEGYASLLQAVSSSGGRYFVNASSLKGPLLLSSAVKQPLSGEQTTNSQQPTCYLVQRPLPVAPVSSESTSSTKTVLTTCPVLAMPVNSEKAAAVQTGRQAYLLRYFSPAKSGILLNSSDGNGSHANEERKNRVFLKVIRSPNGTRFLPTASPCTSAKKPIYVAASSLQSPCFLMSSNKAFTSLSAGLKTSTTPNLIPPKLKNILPQSGTDIKYQDEDGVVIQKSSMIPMHVRQRSQRKRRRRAVFEEQFGISSKTRRISSKSPPEKEVSPLWEPAAKDVERTLRLSPFSPLQQIKCPRQNQPVVVLNHPDADIPEVANIMKSVNRYNSEVVKVSLSQSTVKALSEWSLNGSEGTLSKPSARGRPLEPSVRERFILKLKLKKKSRRKYEVVRLASSTEQMPKFSCWFCGRVFSNQEDWIGHGQRHLMEATRDWNKLF, encoded by the coding sequence ATGGAGGCCACTTCAGATGACCCACCAGAAAGCTATGACCGCAGCAGGGATGTTGATGAAGATGTCACCATTGTCCACACATGGCCTCCTTCAACAGAACTTGCAAATCAGACATCAGAGACAGCATATAATGAAGACAGTGACCAAGATGAGACAGAGTCTGAGGAGACAGGTGCTGATGATTCTCAGACAGAAGGCAAAGCCGCTGAGAAATCACCATGTAAGATGCAACAGGGTGCAATTTTCTCTGGGAAAATCCTGAGTTTTTGCTGCTCTGAATGTAAAGGTGATACCACTTATAGCCCCAATGACTTGCTGAAACATTTTCAAGTAGCTCACAGGGGAACGCTCCCAACATATCCCTGTGATCTGTGCACCTTTGTCACCAACGAGTTCTCTTCTCTCCAGCGGCATCGCATTGGACATCGTGACACTTTGGTCACTTGTGAGATTTGCAACGATGGAGTACAATACTCTCTACTTTTACTCACCAGGCATTTTATTATGTGCCATAGCTGTAATGGACTGTTTCGCTGCAAAAAGTGTGACTTTTCCACCAGAGATGCAGGCACCTTTGTTCAACACATCCATCATCATAACGAAAGTGGCACCAAATGCGAAAGGTGTCCACCCCTGAGTCCGACACAAGGGAAGGCTCAGTCTGGGACTTTCCCTTTCACTTGTCAGTTTTGTGGCTATGGTGCTGCACGGAAGGAGTATCTAAATAAGCATCTGTCTATGGCCCACAGAGATGAAATGGATAAAACAAACAGGAGGAAGTCAGTGGAGGACAACGCTGGAGTTAACTCCTCTGGACTGAAGCTGCTGCTcaaaaaaaatgctgctgctgctggaggatcCAGGGAATCCCAGTGGATGTCGAAGCTGAATGCTCTATCTGGTGTAGGTCTGCTTGACCACAATGGGAGATTGTTAAATCCAGAGAAGACACTAGAGGAAACCCAGCAGTTTCTTGAGAGAGCTGTCGGCGTGAAAAAAGAGAGTAATATGTGGACTAAAAGTCCACTTAAGAGTGAACCACAATGTTCTTACCCTGTTACACCAACTACTGCACAGCCAAAGATACAAGAGAACGAACTCAGTTCAGGATCTGGGCTTGTAAATCCAAGCAACAATAATGGACTGACTGTTCTTATGGTCAAAAACAAAATCTCCATCCCTCCTAACTGTACCACAAAAGTCATGGGCTTTAAGATGGTTGATGGTAAGAAGCATTTGGTTTTAAAAGTCATACCAACCTCTACCAAAAATGAGGTGTTGCTTGCTGATGCCCCTGAGGATGATAAAAAGACACTTAACTCTGGGAAAAAGACAGATTTCACTGCTTCAATAAAACTAGAGGCAAATGACATTGAAAGGGACACTGGGGACCAGTCACTTTTATTGCATGAACATGAAGCAAACAGTATAGCTGCAGATCAGGTTGGTGATGAAGTTCTTGAAACGTCTATCCAGTTGCCAACCCCTCGATCAGACTCACATTTTCGAGACTCAGTTTCCACTATGACCAAAGAGGCTTTATGTTCCACAAACCAGAACAGTAGTCCAGATAGGACGTCACAGCATTACAATCATGAGCTTCCTGTTTCCAATCTATCTGTTGATGAGTCTCAATCAACAAATTCCCAGAAACAAACTGCCACACTCCCAGATGGAACTGTAGAAGAGGTCATGAACACAGATTTGCTCAGGGTGAAAGAAGCTTCATCAGAATCTCTGATCAAACAAAACTATGACGTAGATTCAGAATCTACAGATGAGCCCACATCCCCAGAGGTCATTTCTAATGTGAAATCATGTGTGTTTCCTGTATCAGCAAATGATAACCAACCATCTGCCTTAATCCTTAATTGCATTGCAGATGATGCCACTCCCACTTCTGTCTCAGGCGAGTCTCCTGGCCAGATGGGTCATTTAGTGGGTCATAAAAATTGTAAAGCTGAATCCCCTGAAGCTTCTTCTTCATGTGAAAGAATGACTGAGCAGAGTTCACCTCAAACTCCTGTAAAAAAGAGCCCAATTTCGGTTTCAGCAGAGAAACAGTCCAATCCAACAATTGTTGTTGATGAAGAGGATACTTCATTATTAAACAGTGCTGCAGCCACAGCCCCTTCTGAATATTTAACAAATGAAAAGAGCTTTCACAATTATTCACTCATTGACATTAATCTGCATACTGATTCCTCCTCTGGTAAGGAACTAGGCTCAGATAATACAGCTGTGCAGTGCAAGTCCTCTGTTGTAACTCCAAATGGAACCAGTTCAGGTGAGTCCCCAGTTCCTACAGACAGTAATGTGGATGCTGAAACTTTTCAAAATTCCCCAAGTCAGGAGGTCTTCAGTTTTCACAATTACTCTAAAGACTCTTTTGGCAGTTCCCCTGGTTCACTGGAAGCTGATAACCAATCCGCAGAGGACTTTGAGGAAGAGTGTGAAGAAGATTTTGATGATCTCAAGCTGTCTTCGGACTGGAGCTTAACACTACCTGACTCTCCACCACTTGAACAGTCTGAAGAAGAAAATGTTGGAAGTGGTGGAGAAGGTAGTGCAGGTGGTGATGTAATTTTTGCAAGTGAGAAGAAAGACCTAGAAAGAGTGTCAGATAGCGATATAGAAGTTGATGAGTGCATAGCTACTGTCGATGAGGAGCTGTCCCTTCCATTGTCACGAGAGGCAGGAGAAGAATCTGCATCTCTGACAGAGGCTGAAAAGCTAGCAATGAAGGGTGTTTCTCCTGCGATCGAGAAGGGACCTGCAACTTTGAGTAATGCAGCTGTTCTGGGCAAAATACTTGAAAAGCATTCAGATGCTATAATCAGCCAGCAGCTCGAGAAAGAAAGGATGGTATCTTCAGCTGCTACGTCAGATGCTATCAGGCCTACCAAAACAACACTTAGGATCCTGCAGACTCCTGAGGGAAAACAGCAGATGTTCCTCCAGACCACAGAGACTCCATATGCTGTGCCAGTCCAGCTGCAAAGCAGTCCTGGGTTCAAGCTTATTACGAAGTCCTGTGCTTCCAAAGTCAATGTGTCCTATATGAAGCCAGGAATTGAAAGGCCTAGCAAAGGTACAGCGTTATCTTTTACTTTAAACGGAGGCAGAATTGGAATGTCGGCTCAAGGTTCAAGCACAGAGGGCGAAGGTTATGCATCTCTCCTGCAAGCAGTAAGCAGCAGTGGAGGCCGCTACTTCGTCAATGCCTCCTCCCTGAAAGGGCCTCTTCTCTTATCAAGTGCTGTGAAGCAGCCACTGTCAGGAGAGCAAACAACAAATTCGCAACAACCAACATGTTATTTAGTTCAAAGACCGCTTCCTGTTGCACCAGTAAGCAGTGAGTCCACCAGTTCGACCAAAACTGTGCTGACCACTTGCCCAGTACTGGCTATGCCTGTGAACTCTGAAAAAGCAGCTGCTGTGCAAACTGGACGGCAGGCATACTTGTTAAGATACTTCTCTCCAGCTAAGTCAGGGATACTGCTTAATAGCTCAGATGGGAACGGCAGCCATGCGAATGAAGAACGCAAAAACAGAGTTTTCCTCAAGGTTATAAGAAGTCCTAATGGCACAAGGTTCCTCCCCACTGCCTCTCCATGCACATCAGCCAAAAAACCTATTTATGTGGCTGCAAGTTCTCTCCAATCACCATGCTTTCTTATGTCCTCAAATAAAGCCTTTACCAGTTTGTCAGCAGGGCTGAAAACCTCCACTACTCCTAATCTCATTCCACCAAAGCTCAAAAACATTTTACCCCAATCAGGCACTGACATTAAATACCAGGACGAGGATGGTGTTGTGATCCAGAAGTCTTCGATGATCCCCATGCACGTTCGCCAACGTAGCCAACGGAAAAGAAGGCGAAGGGCTGTGTTTGAGGAACAGTTTGGGATCTCTTCTAAAACACGGAGAATCTCAAGCAAGTCACCTCCTGAGAAAGAGGTTTCCCCACTGTGGGAGCCTGCAGCAAAAGATGTTGAGAGAACACTTAGGCTCTCCCCCTTCAGCCCACTTCAGCAAATCAAATGCCCTCGTCAGAACCAGCCGGTGGTGGTGCTGAACCACCCTGATGCTGATATTCCTGAAGTGGCAAACATCATGAAATCAGTCAACAGGTACAACAGTGAAGTTGTGAAGGTCTCATTGTCCCAGAGTACAGTCAAGGCCCTCTCTGAGTGGAGTCTTAATGGTTCCGAAGGCACACTCTCAAAGCCAAGTGCAAGAGGTCGGCCATTAGAACCCAGTGTCCGAGAACGTTTCATcttaaaactaaaactgaaaaagaaaagcAGACGCAAATACGAGGTGGTGAGGTTGGCCTCCTCCACAGAGCAGATGCCCAAGTTCAGTTGTTGGTTTTGTGGCCGAGTATTCAGCAATCAAGAAGATTGGATCGGCCATGGACAGCGGCATCTCATGGAAGCTACAAGAGACTGGAATAAGCTGTTTTAA